The nucleotide window GAGATTATGACAATCCTGAACAAAGCCTTGGACCTGTAAATCACCCAAGATATTGGGAAGCGTGTTTAACAATGACTGACAAATGGTTGTACCATAAGGATGGCCCTATTAAACCTTCAGAAACAATCCTTGGGATGCTCATTCAAGTTGTTGGTAATGGAGGTAATCTTCTTTTGAATTTTGGCCCCAATGGAGAGGGGGAATTTGTAAAAGAAGAAGCTGAAGTTGGTTATAAAGTAGGGCAATTCTTGAAAAAATATGGCTCAACACTATATGGTACTCGCAGGGGGATTTATATGGGTGGAGATTGGGGAGCATCTGCACAAAAAGGAACGAGCCTTTTCCTCCATTTTATTGAAAAGGTTGCAAATAATGGCGAAACAGTATTCGAATTGCCCGAACTACCAATGAAAATCGAATCTGCCCAAGGGGTAACACCAGGATTTGAAAATTTTAAAATTGAAAATGGAAAACTTATCATCACATTCAACAAAGAATCATTTCAAAATCAAATGGATAATATTGTTGAATTGAAGCTTGCTGAAAGTCCAGAAAATTTTGAGCGGATTGAGACTTGGCAAGCACAACCAATCCAAAAGTCAGAATTTAATGTTTCGGCTTCATCAATTCTAAATTCACAAAATAACCCAAATGTTATATATAAAACTGAAGGAAATATTTTTAGTGAAGGCATTCATTTAAAATCGTGGTGGCAACCATCTAAAACTGACAGTAAGCCTTGGTTGCAATTAGACTTCAAAAATCCTAAAAAGGTAAAAACTGTATTACTAAGCGAAAATATGCGGTCCCATTCTATGCGGCAATTCACTCTCGAAACTAAAGACCAAAATGGAAATTGGAATAAGGTTTTCGATGGCAAAACCATTGGTGAGGGTTTAAGAATAAGGCTAAATGGAAATCCAATTTATGGAGTTAGATTCAATGAAGTAAAAAGTATCTATAATACTCAAATAACTGCTTTTTATGCATATGAATAAATTTCTTGTTTGCTTTATTTACATAAGTTTTAGCGCAGTTTTTGGACAAACTAACAGTAAAAACCAACCAAATGTTCTTTTCATCTTAGCAGATGATTTAGGCATCAATGCACTTAATTGTTACGGCAATCCTTTGGTAGAATCTCCAAATATTGACCGTTTATTTGCCGAGGGTATGCATTTCACGAATGGGTATTCAAATGATCCCACATGTGCTCCTTCTAGAGCATCTATTATGTCAGGTCAATACGTTTCAAGACATCATGTTTATAGGGTTGCAGATAGGTTTAAACAAGATCAAAAGACCTTGGAAGCCATGACATATTTACCTCCTGAAAATTACCGTCTTAATGGTTCTGGAGCTGGTTTAAATCTAAATAAAATTACCATCGCAGAGGCTTTAAAAGATAATGGTTACCAAACAGCTGCCTATGGAAAATGGCACCTTGGACATAATGAATTACAAATCCAAAATCAAGGATTTGATGAAGGCTATGAAATAACCGGACATTTTAACTTTAAAACCTCTCCCAAACAAAAAAATATAGATTCAACTTTATATTCATCCGACGTCATTACCTCAAAAACAATCGATTTTATAGAAAGAGCAAACGGAAAGAAACAACCATTTTTTGCCTATGTCCCTTACTATTTAGTTCATAAGCCGCTAGAACC belongs to Aegicerativicinus sediminis and includes:
- a CDS encoding alpha-L-fucosidase gives rise to the protein MKRNHLLFITLLVSALLVNGQQKSYKSQWQFPPQDKSMLVTLDQQKELLASEEDMKWFKDAKLGIFVHWGPALLQTDVLSWGRYGDRPGAGRPAENGIKPEVYDNLYKKFNPINFDAGKWMQQVKDFGASYIVFTAKHHDGFCFFYAKNTDYDIMNTPYGKDICKQLADAAHKAGVKLFWYYSQPDWHHPDCLRENHYENYLPYMKEHVDQLFTAYGKIDGVFWDHLATKYWQWDSYHLLKDIKEKQAGFLSNSRVGFGWPNDQLRGDYDNPEQSLGPVNHPRYWEACLTMTDKWLYHKDGPIKPSETILGMLIQVVGNGGNLLLNFGPNGEGEFVKEEAEVGYKVGQFLKKYGSTLYGTRRGIYMGGDWGASAQKGTSLFLHFIEKVANNGETVFELPELPMKIESAQGVTPGFENFKIENGKLIITFNKESFQNQMDNIVELKLAESPENFERIETWQAQPIQKSEFNVSASSILNSQNNPNVIYKTEGNIFSEGIHLKSWWQPSKTDSKPWLQLDFKNPKKVKTVLLSENMRSHSMRQFTLETKDQNGNWNKVFDGKTIGEGLRIRLNGNPIYGVRFNEVKSIYNTQITAFYAYE